From Acidobacteriota bacterium, one genomic window encodes:
- a CDS encoding FadR/GntR family transcriptional regulator, with the protein MQIRPLERRPKLSRQAGEYLARLISEGALKAGDRLPSESALARQLGVSRPTVREAIGALEARGLVEVRPRSGVFVTAALSLDDPEGIQEMIAVDPARLWDLLEIRKIIDAEGAALAAERRTPEDIRSLRALAEEALGHSAENLVRRETGGKAYVAFFSLLAAATHNTLFDHLRKSIDRLVQNALPASRLRLRGHPEAGEAIRLQLLSVLDAVEAGAPSRARRAVRIHLEYLEQVLLGPGRPS; encoded by the coding sequence ATGCAGATCCGTCCCCTGGAGCGCCGACCGAAACTCAGCCGCCAGGCCGGCGAATACCTCGCGAGGCTCATCAGCGAGGGGGCGCTGAAGGCCGGCGACCGGCTCCCCTCCGAGTCGGCCCTGGCGCGCCAGCTCGGGGTCAGCCGCCCCACCGTGAGGGAGGCCATCGGCGCCCTCGAGGCGCGGGGGCTCGTGGAAGTGCGGCCCCGCTCCGGCGTCTTCGTGACCGCGGCGCTCTCCCTGGACGATCCCGAGGGGATCCAGGAGATGATCGCGGTGGACCCGGCCCGCCTCTGGGACCTGCTGGAGATCCGGAAGATCATCGACGCCGAGGGCGCCGCCCTCGCCGCCGAGCGGCGGACCCCCGAGGACATCCGATCCCTGCGGGCGCTGGCCGAGGAGGCCCTGGGCCACTCCGCGGAAAACCTCGTCCGGCGCGAAACGGGAGGCAAGGCCTACGTGGCCTTCTTCTCGCTCCTGGCCGCCGCCACCCACAACACGCTCTTCGACCACTTGAGAAAGTCCATTGACCGCCTCGTGCAGAACGCCCTTCCCGCCAGCCGCCTCCGGCTGCGGGGCCACCCCGAAGCCGGAGAGGCCATCCGCCTCCAGCTCCTCTCGGTCCTCGACGCCGTGGAGGCCGGCGCCCCCTCCCGGGCCCGGCGCGCCGTGCGCATCCACCTGGAATACCTCGAACAGGTCCTATTGGGGCCAGGCCGTCCGTCTTAG
- a CDS encoding PKD domain-containing protein gives MAKIGIRTGGGVERAFSWASGALRLGASVMLAAACGVGLAPLAQSIHSAGGNDRGQIGDGATPVAATPILLPGLGPAKGVSAGDGFTVVLKEDETVWAFGRNLDGQLGNGSFFSTSAPVQVSGVSGIKQISAGRNHVLALGADGSVWAWGYNGSGLLGDGTTVSRSTPIHTLSLNTITKVAAGLAHSVALHQNGTVYTWGANYFGELGDGTTTGRLLPAPVPGLTDVVDIAAGGFFTLARRVDGTVWAWGANASGQLGDGTTTSRTSPVQVAGLSGVAALAAGYDHALAARMDGTAVQWGYGAGSTPVSVSGLSSVQSVAAGNKYSLFLDADGSIRGQGVNFYGQLGNGTCSSAASLGPVLAIAEAGLVAAGWDSAVAVDGVGEVWTWGSDSDGQLGAGRPTFRTSFAQISGAGSIVQAAGGASHSVALLSDGTVSSWGDNYYGELGIGDYAPSGTPLPIPGLSGIAQVAAGAYHTLALKADGTVWVWGYNYDSNRFPTQKTGLTQVVGVAGGGVFSLAVRSDGTVWGWGSNSQGQLGDGTTASTSVPVQAAGLTQATAVAAGTYHSLALRQDGSVWSWGYNPRGQLGDGTTTSRPTPGPVLGLPLPATAVAAGGHFSAALLTDGSLWLWGDNEDGQIGDGTTANRALPVEAAGLPHPVASVALGYAHALAVLDDGSLWTWGWNASGQLGQGNRTDAHAPVRVAGFGPASLAAAGANHSLLLKGGCSVSCSALVPASVLSGSPVNFSASASVSQCAGAPDFAWDFGDGSPPASGADVTHSYALEGTYTWTLTASADGVTCQRTGTLTVASCTLTCAASAPTLLNTGEPGAFSATAQVSAGCAAPSFAWDFGDGSGAATSASAHAYSGPGARTWTLTVTSGALTCTRTGIVTVVNPPSVTALAKKTNPFRVVVTGSNLQNGMQVFIGGTPHATVTYKSAAKVVLKGSTLKSLVPKGIPTLFRFVNPDGGWAEYTWTR, from the coding sequence ATGGCCAAGATCGGAATTCGGACGGGTGGCGGTGTGGAAAGGGCTTTTTCCTGGGCTTCTGGCGCGCTTCGGCTGGGGGCCTCGGTCATGCTCGCGGCGGCCTGTGGGGTCGGTCTCGCGCCCCTGGCGCAGTCGATCCACAGCGCGGGCGGCAACGATCGGGGACAGATCGGCGACGGGGCCACTCCCGTGGCGGCGACCCCCATCCTCCTTCCCGGTCTCGGCCCCGCAAAGGGGGTCAGCGCCGGAGACGGATTCACGGTGGTCCTGAAGGAGGACGAGACGGTCTGGGCCTTCGGGCGCAACCTGGACGGCCAGTTGGGAAACGGATCCTTCTTCTCCACCAGCGCTCCCGTTCAGGTTTCGGGGGTCTCGGGCATCAAGCAGATCTCCGCAGGCCGGAACCACGTCCTCGCCCTCGGCGCCGACGGCTCCGTTTGGGCCTGGGGCTACAACGGCAGCGGCCTGCTCGGAGACGGGACAACGGTCTCGCGCTCCACGCCCATTCACACGCTGTCGTTGAACACCATCACCAAGGTGGCCGCCGGACTGGCCCACAGTGTGGCCCTGCACCAGAACGGCACGGTCTATACCTGGGGCGCCAATTACTTCGGCGAACTGGGCGACGGAACCACCACGGGCCGCCTCCTCCCGGCTCCCGTCCCGGGTCTGACGGACGTCGTGGACATCGCCGCGGGGGGCTTTTTCACCCTGGCGCGGCGGGTGGACGGAACGGTCTGGGCCTGGGGCGCCAACGCCTCGGGCCAGCTGGGCGACGGAACGACCACGAGCCGGACGAGCCCCGTGCAGGTGGCGGGCCTGTCGGGCGTGGCCGCCCTCGCGGCGGGCTACGACCACGCCCTGGCCGCGCGCATGGACGGCACGGCCGTTCAGTGGGGGTACGGAGCGGGCTCCACTCCCGTTTCCGTGAGCGGGCTCTCCTCGGTGCAGTCCGTCGCCGCCGGCAACAAGTACAGCCTCTTCCTCGACGCGGATGGTTCGATCCGGGGCCAGGGCGTGAACTTCTACGGCCAGCTCGGCAACGGGACTTGCTCCTCTGCCGCCTCCCTGGGCCCCGTTCTGGCCATCGCCGAGGCGGGCCTCGTGGCGGCGGGGTGGGATTCCGCCGTGGCCGTGGACGGCGTGGGCGAGGTGTGGACCTGGGGCTCCGATTCGGACGGCCAGCTCGGCGCGGGCCGCCCCACCTTCCGAACGTCCTTCGCCCAGATCTCGGGCGCGGGATCCATCGTTCAGGCGGCGGGCGGAGCCTCCCACTCGGTGGCCCTCCTTTCCGACGGCACGGTCTCCTCCTGGGGCGACAACTACTACGGGGAACTGGGTATCGGCGATTACGCCCCCAGCGGGACACCCCTCCCGATCCCCGGCCTCTCTGGGATTGCGCAGGTCGCCGCGGGGGCCTACCACACGCTGGCCCTGAAGGCGGACGGCACCGTATGGGTCTGGGGCTACAATTACGACAGCAACCGCTTCCCGACGCAGAAGACCGGGCTCACCCAGGTCGTCGGCGTGGCCGGGGGGGGCGTGTTCAGCCTCGCCGTCCGGTCCGACGGGACGGTGTGGGGTTGGGGTTCCAACTCGCAGGGCCAGTTGGGCGACGGGACCACGGCCTCCACCTCCGTCCCCGTCCAGGCCGCCGGGCTCACCCAGGCCACCGCCGTGGCGGCGGGCACCTACCACTCCCTGGCCCTCCGGCAGGACGGGTCCGTCTGGTCCTGGGGCTACAATCCCCGCGGGCAGTTGGGCGACGGGACCACGACCAGCCGGCCGACCCCCGGGCCCGTTCTCGGCCTTCCCCTTCCCGCCACCGCCGTGGCCGCGGGGGGCCATTTCAGCGCCGCCCTTCTCACCGACGGAAGCCTGTGGCTATGGGGAGACAACGAGGATGGGCAGATCGGGGACGGGACCACCGCCAACCGGGCGCTTCCCGTGGAGGCGGCGGGCCTCCCCCACCCCGTGGCGTCGGTGGCCCTCGGCTACGCCCACGCCCTGGCCGTCCTCGACGACGGAAGCCTCTGGACGTGGGGCTGGAACGCCTCGGGACAGCTGGGCCAGGGAAATCGCACGGACGCCCATGCTCCGGTGCGGGTGGCCGGCTTCGGGCCCGCCTCCCTGGCCGCCGCGGGAGCCAACCACAGCCTCCTCCTCAAGGGAGGGTGCTCGGTCTCCTGCTCGGCCCTCGTCCCGGCCTCCGTCCTGTCGGGTTCGCCCGTGAACTTCTCGGCCTCCGCCTCCGTGAGCCAGTGCGCCGGCGCGCCCGATTTCGCCTGGGACTTCGGAGACGGCTCTCCCCCGGCTTCCGGGGCCGACGTAACCCATTCCTACGCGCTGGAGGGGACCTACACCTGGACGCTGACGGCCTCGGCCGACGGGGTGACCTGCCAGCGGACCGGGACCCTCACGGTGGCTTCCTGCACCCTGACCTGCGCCGCCTCGGCGCCAACCCTGCTCAACACAGGGGAGCCGGGCGCCTTCTCGGCCACCGCCCAGGTCTCCGCCGGGTGCGCCGCACCCTCCTTCGCCTGGGACTTCGGGGACGGCTCGGGCGCCGCCACCTCCGCTTCGGCCCACGCTTACTCGGGGCCCGGAGCGCGCACGTGGACCCTCACCGTCACCTCCGGAGCGCTGACCTGCACCCGAACGGGGATCGTCACGGTGGTGAATCCGCCCTCCGTCACCGCCCTGGCCAAGAAGACCAACCCCTTCCGCGTCGTCGTCACCGGGAGCAACCTGCAAAACGGGATGCAGGTCTTCATCGGAGGGACGCCCCACGCCACCGTGACTTACAAGAGCGCCGCCAAGGTGGTCCTCAAGGGCTCGACGCTCAAGAGCCTCGTCCCCAAGGGCATCCCCACCCTCTTCCGCTTCGTCAACCCCGACGGCGGCTGGGCCGAGTACACCTGGACGAGATAG